The genome window TTTTATACTTTCTTTATTTGTAATTATCTTCTCTTTTATAGGTTTTGCCATGGGAGCATTTATATGTTCAAAAAGAAGAAGATTATCTTCAAATTTATTATATTTTACTAATTTTATATTTTTTTGCATTTGATTAACTGCATGTTCATCATATTTAGTAAATTCCTTAGCAATACAGATAACACAAGGTGCAGACCAATCTATATTTTTCGCAATCTCAATACCTAATTTTTCCATAACCAATATTTGAAAATCTGCCTTATGATCCAATAACCAGTCTAAATAAAATAATCCTTGATTAATAACATTTTCATCTCTGCTTCTTTTATATTCAAATATAACTGGACAATTATTTTCATCTATTCCTAAACTATCCATTCTTCCATTAGTTATAGAATACTCACTTTGTAAAAATCTAATTCCAAAAAACGTTTCCATATTGTTTTCAATTAAATTTTGAATTTC of Fusobacterium sp. contains these proteins:
- a CDS encoding endonuclease NucS domain-containing protein, with amino-acid sequence MSDINLFEIKNGVKELSQSAVVLEKEIQNLIENNMETFFGIRFLQSEYSITNGRMDSLGIDENNCPVIFEYKRSRDENVINQGLFYLDWLLDHKADFQILVMEKLGIEIAKNIDWSAPCVICIAKEFTKYDEHAVNQMQKNIKLVKYNKFEDNLLLFEHINAPMAKPIKEKIITNKESIKECDIEEKIKKSPKNIQELYFSIKDYILSKGDDISENKLKLYVAFKKVKNIVCLQLYKKEIVLYLKLNPDKEVLIEGLTRDVRNIGHWGTGDFEITIKNIEDYEKAKVYLDKVYDIN